In one SAR202 cluster bacterium genomic region, the following are encoded:
- a CDS encoding D-2-hydroxyacid dehydrogenase, with the protein MPVPQPYTPATMAFNLLILTSSIKDKREKDAVRTWPDQLRKRLPDVRVTLCESVEEAHRHIGEVDAAFGDIVPELFSKAKRLRWIHSPRQGQPPEYYHKALVESPVQVTIPRAIFSDHIAHQVLAYVLSFSRGIHHYVKQQALHQYGPNHPVTYLPDCTALIVGMGGIGVETARLCVPFGMRVIGIDARRTDPLLGVAEMHGPSSLHSLLPQADFVILTVPHTPETEKMFTMREFKLMKRSGVFINVGRGATVVLDDLTDALNSGTIGGAALDVYEIEPLPAGHRLWDAPNTILTPHMAGEGAYIDDRRREAFFENCARFIKGEPLKDVVDKRMRF; encoded by the coding sequence ATGCCTGTACCCCAACCTTATACTCCCGCCACTATGGCATTCAATCTGCTGATACTTACCTCCAGCATCAAAGACAAGCGTGAAAAGGACGCGGTCAGGACCTGGCCGGACCAGCTCCGCAAGCGCCTGCCGGACGTTCGCGTCACACTCTGCGAGAGCGTGGAGGAGGCCCACCGCCACATTGGGGAGGTAGATGCTGCGTTCGGGGACATCGTCCCAGAGCTATTCTCAAAGGCGAAGCGGCTCCGCTGGATTCACTCTCCCAGGCAGGGCCAACCGCCGGAATACTACCACAAGGCGCTCGTGGAGAGCCCCGTGCAGGTCACGATACCGCGAGCCATTTTCTCCGACCATATCGCCCACCAGGTACTGGCGTATGTCCTGTCATTCTCCCGTGGGATCCACCACTACGTGAAACAGCAGGCGCTGCACCAGTACGGCCCCAACCACCCGGTGACCTACCTGCCGGACTGCACGGCGCTGATAGTCGGGATGGGCGGCATCGGCGTGGAAACGGCCAGGCTCTGCGTTCCATTCGGTATGCGGGTAATCGGCATCGACGCGCGCCGCACGGACCCTCTCCTCGGCGTTGCCGAGATGCACGGCCCATCCTCGCTGCATTCGCTGCTCCCGCAGGCCGACTTCGTCATCCTAACCGTCCCGCACACGCCGGAGACCGAAAAGATGTTCACGATGCGTGAGTTCAAACTGATGAAGCGGAGCGGGGTCTTCATAAACGTCGGCCGCGGTGCGACGGTGGTGCTGGACGACTTGACGGACGCTCTAAATTCCGGGACGATAGGCGGCGCGGCGCTGGATGTGTACGAGATCGAGCCGTTGCCGGCGGGGCACAGGTTGTGGGACGCGCCCAACACGATTCTCACTCCCCACATGGCGGGCGAGGGGGCGTACATTGACGACCGCCGGCGCGAGGCGTTCTTCGAGAACTGCGCGCGCTTCATCAAGGGCGAGCCGCTGAAGGACGTGGTCGATAAGCGGATGAGGTTTTGA
- a CDS encoding M48 family metallopeptidase — MNIFFVVILAALIAEFVIELVADFLNLRALSHEPPAELKGVYDPEKYRKSQEYTRVTTGFGIITAGFRLAVVLTFWLAGGFNALDQAVRDLDLPVIVNGILFVGVLALASGLLMLPFEVFHAFVIEERFGFNKTTLKTFILDQVKGVALMIVVGLPVLAAVLAFFEYGGDLAWLYCWVAVTALILALQYVAPTWIMPLFNKLTPLPEGELRTSILDYAKSFNFTLNNILVMDGSKRSTKSNAFFTGFGRNKRIALFDTLVKNHTVPELTAVLAHEIGHYKKRHIVQGTVIGILHLGALLFLFSLFLSSQGLHDAFFMDEKSVYAGIVFFGLLFTPIEMVLSPIMHWLSRRNEYEADRWSVDTYGKPQEMAEALKKLSSDNLSNLSPHPMYVFLHYTHPPLLQRVRAIERAGSQQSAVGSRPNEDGGTRRQG, encoded by the coding sequence ATGAACATCTTCTTCGTGGTGATACTGGCCGCGCTGATTGCGGAGTTTGTAATAGAGCTTGTGGCGGACTTCCTGAACCTCCGCGCTCTATCGCACGAGCCCCCCGCGGAGCTGAAGGGCGTTTACGACCCGGAGAAGTACCGGAAGTCGCAGGAGTACACGCGCGTAACGACCGGCTTCGGCATCATCACCGCCGGCTTCAGGCTGGCCGTCGTGCTGACCTTCTGGCTGGCCGGAGGGTTCAACGCCCTCGACCAGGCGGTAAGGGACCTCGACCTGCCGGTAATCGTGAACGGCATACTGTTCGTCGGTGTGCTTGCGCTTGCGAGCGGCCTGCTCATGCTCCCATTCGAGGTGTTTCACGCCTTCGTGATAGAAGAGCGGTTCGGATTTAACAAGACCACTCTGAAGACGTTCATCCTGGACCAGGTTAAGGGTGTCGCGCTGATGATCGTCGTCGGCCTACCGGTGCTGGCGGCGGTGCTGGCCTTCTTCGAGTACGGCGGCGACCTGGCCTGGCTGTACTGCTGGGTGGCGGTAACGGCGCTCATTCTGGCGCTCCAATACGTGGCGCCGACGTGGATCATGCCCCTGTTCAACAAGCTCACGCCGCTGCCGGAAGGGGAGCTCCGCACCTCGATACTTGACTATGCGAAGTCCTTCAACTTCACTCTCAACAACATCCTGGTGATGGACGGGTCCAAGCGGTCGACGAAATCGAACGCCTTCTTCACGGGTTTCGGCCGGAACAAGCGGATTGCGTTGTTCGACACGCTGGTCAAGAACCACACAGTGCCCGAGCTTACGGCCGTGCTGGCGCACGAGATAGGCCACTACAAGAAGCGCCACATCGTGCAGGGCACCGTCATCGGCATCCTCCACCTTGGCGCGCTTCTATTCCTTTTCTCCCTGTTCCTGAGCTCACAGGGCCTGCACGACGCTTTCTTTATGGACGAAAAGTCCGTGTACGCCGGCATCGTATTCTTCGGCCTGCTCTTCACTCCGATTGAGATGGTGCTCTCCCCAATCATGCACTGGCTCTCCCGCCGAAACGAGTACGAAGCCGACCGGTGGTCCGTGGACACCTACGGCAAGCCGCAGGAGATGGCCGAGGCGCTTAAGAAGCTATCGTCGGACAACCTCTCCAATTTGTCTCCGCACCCGATGTACGTCTTCCTGCACTACACGCATCCGCCGCTGCTCCAGCGCGTGCGAGCGATTGAGAGGGCGGGCAGTCAGCAGTCAGCAGTCGGCAGTCGGCCAAACGAAGACGGTGGCACGAGGCGCCAGGGATAA
- a CDS encoding four helix bundle protein, with protein MAVASYRELRVWQGGIDLVKDIYRITRAFPATETYALSNQMQRAAVSIPSNIAEGYARRRDKEYSHFLSIAQGSLAELDTQLEIARQLGNLAWDEHEKCVRRSSHWESKYMLSGKLWLVKGLRPTDRKVNSGLHSPFWPTADCRLLTASEELR; from the coding sequence ATGGCAGTCGCGAGCTACAGAGAACTCCGTGTGTGGCAGGGCGGGATTGACCTTGTAAAGGACATCTACCGCATAACCAGGGCGTTCCCAGCTACTGAAACCTACGCGCTGTCGAACCAGATGCAGCGGGCGGCCGTTTCAATTCCATCAAACATCGCCGAGGGATATGCTCGAAGGCGAGACAAGGAATACTCCCATTTCCTGAGTATCGCACAGGGTTCCCTGGCAGAACTCGACACACAGTTGGAAATCGCCAGGCAACTTGGGAACCTGGCCTGGGACGAGCATGAAAAATGCGTGAGGCGCTCGTCGCATTGGGAAAGCAAATATATGCTCTCAGGCAAGCTCTGGCTCGTGAAGGGTCTGCGGCCCACAGACCGGAAGGTTAATTCCGGGCTGCATTCTCCATTCTGGCCGACTGCTGACTGCCGACTGCTGACTGCCTCCGAGGAGCTCCGTTGA
- a CDS encoding CocE/NonD family hydrolase produces MTDYYGPHKVRFVKNVLIPMRDGVRLAMDMHMPEGDGPYPLVFVYQPYRKDDQTPFTGPMHYFATHGIIGAFIDCRGSGASEGMNDDEYRPIELQDGYDAIEWIAAQPWSNGKVGMMGVSYSGFTCVQVAALQPPHLAAIVPIMFTDDRYTDDCHYRGGAMRCYYDIGAYGASMIGMNSMPPYPEYSGADWARLWEQHLADNAPYILTWLANQTDGPYWRPGSVRGRYGDIKAAALMIGGWRDGYCNAPLRFSANMSAPNRVVLGPWNHSGPRTETPGPAADHWPEALRWFRHWLMGEANGAMDGPKVAVYVQAYDEPRPMRTATSGYWRAEPSFPVPGARTKTLWLSPGVLSEDVPAKAATRFEEYRYRPTVGIAGGLWSAGVPYGLPTDQRADEAYSLTYTTAPLSQPLEIIGMPRAVIHADSTAPVMAFVARLCDVAPDGTSALVTIGVLNGTRRTSLERPEAMTPGEVYELFVDLDATAWRFDKGHRLRLSISSADFPNLWPTPYDGINRLYMGALRPSRLDLPAVPLRNGAGDALPGNEFDLFVPPTANTWYQGEPDNPPWQIVHDLLNDRTGLKLDFVSTYRGGKSMVATRTSKLTVWASNRDPSDVSAVGQHLRTIKRLDGVMNIDTSANLTSTVDSFHLSIQLNVKVNGMLHHQARWARSYPRALL; encoded by the coding sequence TTGACCGACTACTACGGCCCCCACAAAGTCCGCTTCGTCAAGAACGTGCTCATCCCCATGCGCGACGGCGTGAGGCTCGCCATGGACATGCACATGCCGGAGGGCGACGGCCCCTACCCGCTGGTGTTCGTGTACCAGCCTTACCGGAAAGACGACCAGACGCCGTTCACCGGGCCGATGCATTATTTTGCCACGCACGGCATCATTGGCGCGTTCATCGATTGCCGGGGATCCGGCGCCAGCGAGGGCATGAACGACGACGAGTACCGGCCTATTGAGCTGCAGGACGGCTATGACGCGATTGAGTGGATAGCAGCCCAGCCATGGAGCAACGGCAAGGTGGGCATGATGGGCGTTTCCTACAGCGGCTTCACCTGCGTGCAGGTGGCCGCCCTCCAGCCGCCGCACCTGGCGGCGATTGTGCCGATCATGTTCACGGACGACCGGTACACGGACGATTGCCACTACCGCGGCGGCGCGATGCGCTGCTACTACGACATTGGCGCGTACGGCGCATCGATGATCGGCATGAACTCCATGCCGCCGTACCCCGAGTACAGCGGGGCGGACTGGGCGCGGCTGTGGGAACAGCACCTGGCGGACAACGCGCCGTACATCCTCACGTGGTTGGCGAACCAGACTGACGGGCCGTACTGGCGTCCCGGCAGCGTGCGAGGGCGCTACGGGGATATCAAGGCGGCCGCGCTGATGATAGGCGGATGGCGGGACGGGTACTGCAACGCCCCGCTGCGATTTTCCGCCAACATGTCAGCACCGAACAGGGTGGTCCTGGGCCCCTGGAACCATTCCGGCCCCAGGACTGAAACGCCGGGACCCGCGGCGGACCATTGGCCGGAGGCGCTACGGTGGTTCAGGCACTGGCTGATGGGCGAGGCAAACGGGGCGATGGACGGGCCGAAGGTGGCCGTGTACGTGCAGGCGTATGACGAGCCGCGCCCAATGCGGACCGCGACCAGCGGATACTGGCGAGCGGAGCCATCGTTCCCTGTGCCGGGTGCCCGTACAAAGACCCTGTGGCTCTCACCGGGCGTACTGTCGGAAGATGTCCCGGCCAAGGCCGCGACTCGCTTCGAGGAGTACAGGTACCGGCCGACGGTCGGGATTGCAGGTGGCCTCTGGAGCGCAGGCGTACCCTACGGCCTTCCAACGGACCAGCGGGCCGACGAGGCATACTCCCTCACCTATACCACCGCTCCGCTTTCCCAGCCACTGGAGATCATCGGCATGCCGCGGGCGGTCATACACGCGGATTCCACCGCGCCGGTGATGGCGTTTGTGGCGCGCCTATGTGACGTTGCGCCGGACGGCACAAGCGCCCTCGTGACGATTGGGGTGCTTAACGGCACCCGCCGCACTTCGCTGGAGCGGCCGGAGGCCATGACTCCCGGCGAGGTTTACGAGCTCTTCGTAGACCTGGATGCTACCGCGTGGCGGTTCGACAAGGGGCACAGGTTACGGCTTTCCATCAGCAGCGCGGACTTTCCCAATCTCTGGCCTACGCCGTACGACGGGATAAATCGGCTGTACATGGGCGCGCTCCGGCCCTCCCGGTTAGATTTGCCGGCCGTGCCGTTGCGAAATGGCGCAGGCGACGCGCTGCCGGGCAACGAGTTCGATCTCTTTGTGCCTCCCACTGCCAATACCTGGTACCAGGGCGAGCCTGACAACCCGCCATGGCAGATAGTCCACGACCTTCTCAACGATCGTACGGGGCTGAAGCTCGACTTTGTGTCAACGTACAGGGGCGGAAAGTCGATGGTGGCGACTCGGACATCGAAGCTGACGGTGTGGGCGAGCAACCGCGACCCGTCGGACGTATCGGCGGTGGGCCAGCACCTGCGGACCATAAAGCGGCTGGACGGTGTGATGAACATCGATACCAGCGCCAACCTTACAAGTACGGTGGACAGCTTCCATCTTTCGATCCAGCTGAACGTGAAGGTTAACGGGATGCTGCACCACCAGGCGCGATGGGCCAGGAGCTACCCGAGGGCACTGCTGTAG
- a CDS encoding PAC2 family protein, producing MKIGAFEIAEPVPELKNTCAIAMLRPWVDVGRVGTLALNKVERHLGARELGRLARPGVFLDFTRERPRIRIVENRRMLITPNSIVQYAKFDNYNRDFLFLHLREPHMMGEDYCDAIVELLKFFNVTEYCRIGGMYDSVPHTRRLLVTGTLSGEKLRKAGHLVSPRLNAYQGPTSIVNLVTEAMAAANVETTSIMVHIPQYVQLDEDHMGAYRLIQVLAAIYDLPESLADPEMGKRQYDGIELAVDSNPDVKALVQQLEVEFDKVQASRDPERKPALSADMEKFLQEMAERLENKTNNPSEPPEEHGQ from the coding sequence ATGAAGATCGGCGCATTTGAAATAGCAGAACCAGTCCCCGAGCTCAAGAATACCTGCGCAATCGCCATGCTGCGCCCGTGGGTGGACGTTGGACGCGTGGGCACGCTCGCCCTCAACAAGGTGGAGCGGCACCTGGGCGCCCGGGAGCTTGGCCGCCTGGCCCGGCCCGGCGTATTCTTGGACTTTACGCGTGAGCGCCCCAGGATTCGCATTGTGGAAAACCGGCGCATGCTGATCACGCCCAACAGCATCGTCCAGTATGCAAAGTTCGATAATTACAATCGCGACTTCCTCTTCCTCCACCTGCGTGAGCCGCACATGATGGGGGAGGACTACTGTGACGCTATTGTTGAGCTGCTGAAGTTCTTCAACGTGACGGAGTACTGCCGAATCGGTGGAATGTACGACTCGGTCCCGCACACGCGTCGCCTTCTCGTAACCGGCACACTGAGCGGGGAAAAGCTTCGCAAGGCAGGGCACCTCGTATCGCCCCGGTTAAACGCCTACCAGGGCCCAACGAGCATAGTTAACCTGGTGACTGAGGCTATGGCCGCTGCGAACGTGGAGACGACGAGCATCATGGTGCACATCCCTCAGTATGTACAGCTGGATGAGGACCACATGGGGGCCTACCGGCTCATCCAGGTCCTGGCTGCCATTTACGACCTTCCGGAATCGCTCGCGGACCCGGAGATGGGTAAGAGGCAGTACGACGGCATAGAGCTGGCGGTGGACAGTAATCCTGATGTGAAGGCCCTTGTGCAACAGCTCGAGGTGGAGTTCGACAAGGTCCAGGCAAGCCGGGACCCTGAGAGAAAACCTGCCCTGTCTGCCGATATGGAGAAGTTCCTGCAGGAAATGGCGGAGCGATTGGAGAACAAGACCAACAACCCTTCCGAGCCGCCCGAAGAGCACGGCCAGTAG
- a CDS encoding NAD(P)H-hydrate dehydratase codes for MKIVTSAQMRDLENRSEKAGISTQTLMENAGLAVARRVWDHLGLVKKAPLTVLVGPGNNGGDGLVAARHLNEWGARPTVFLCLPRKPHDPLVSGLLKANVPVHNAFTKDGLVLLDESLHTAHMVLDAILGIGRSRAIDGPLKEIISRLMAEKLDRPDLRIVALDLPTGLDADTGEVDPAGVVADVTVTLGYPKIGLYMPPGAEYAGRIEAVDIGTPADLDSEIPLELMTRKWAAAALPPRPLFSHKGTFGRAFIVAGSVNYIGAAYLAAAGAGRVGAGLVTLAVPQGIQAAVAAKATEATYVPLPEDPPGEPAQNASGTILANVEGYDSLLIGCGLGRSASAVRLIEDMLRSYRELPPTVVDADGLNFLAGLSGEQWWERLNDDAIVTPHPGEMARLLNSTVREVETHRTNVAIEAAVKWNKIVVLKGAYTVVAYPTGQAMLSPFANPAMATAGTGDVLAGAIAGLLAQGLSPEKAAALGVYLHGLAGEIASAEIGDAGMLAGDLLPALPRAIRDLKANRPFVRP; via the coding sequence ATGAAAATCGTAACCTCCGCCCAGATGCGGGACCTGGAAAACCGCTCCGAAAAAGCCGGTATCTCCACGCAAACACTTATGGAGAACGCCGGCCTGGCCGTTGCCCGCCGCGTGTGGGACCATCTTGGACTTGTAAAGAAAGCGCCCCTTACCGTGCTCGTTGGGCCCGGGAACAACGGCGGGGATGGGCTCGTTGCGGCGCGGCACCTGAACGAATGGGGCGCCCGGCCGACCGTCTTTCTCTGCCTCCCCCGCAAACCGCACGATCCGCTGGTGTCTGGTCTCCTCAAAGCCAATGTGCCTGTGCACAACGCTTTCACAAAGGATGGGCTGGTGCTGCTGGATGAGAGCCTGCATACTGCGCATATGGTGCTGGATGCCATCCTCGGAATCGGCAGGTCCCGGGCCATAGACGGCCCTCTCAAAGAGATAATTTCGCGTCTCATGGCCGAAAAGCTGGACCGTCCGGACCTGCGCATCGTCGCGCTCGACCTGCCAACCGGGCTTGACGCCGACACTGGGGAGGTGGACCCGGCAGGCGTCGTGGCCGATGTTACCGTTACACTTGGGTATCCCAAGATCGGACTCTACATGCCCCCGGGCGCAGAATACGCCGGCAGGATCGAGGCTGTGGACATCGGCACGCCGGCTGATCTGGACAGCGAAATCCCGCTGGAGCTTATGACCCGCAAATGGGCCGCCGCCGCTCTCCCGCCCAGGCCCCTCTTCAGCCACAAGGGAACTTTCGGCAGGGCGTTCATCGTGGCGGGCTCCGTCAATTACATCGGCGCGGCCTACCTGGCCGCTGCAGGCGCGGGCAGGGTAGGGGCGGGGCTGGTGACATTGGCGGTGCCGCAGGGCATCCAGGCCGCGGTCGCGGCAAAGGCGACGGAGGCGACGTACGTGCCGTTGCCTGAGGACCCGCCGGGGGAGCCGGCGCAGAATGCCTCAGGGACTATCCTGGCGAACGTTGAAGGATATGACTCCCTGCTCATAGGATGCGGACTGGGGCGGTCTGCCAGCGCAGTGCGGCTCATTGAGGACATGCTGCGCAGCTACCGGGAGCTTCCGCCGACCGTTGTGGACGCAGACGGCCTCAACTTCCTTGCCGGCTTGAGCGGCGAGCAATGGTGGGAGCGCCTGAACGACGATGCCATAGTGACGCCACATCCCGGGGAGATGGCGCGGCTCCTGAACAGCACGGTCAGAGAGGTGGAGACTCACCGCACCAACGTTGCCATCGAGGCCGCGGTGAAGTGGAACAAGATCGTGGTCCTCAAGGGGGCGTATACCGTAGTTGCGTACCCGACGGGGCAGGCCATGCTCAGCCCGTTCGCCAATCCTGCAATGGCCACTGCAGGCACCGGGGATGTGCTGGCGGGGGCCATCGCCGGGCTACTTGCCCAGGGGCTGAGCCCCGAAAAGGCCGCGGCGCTTGGCGTATATCTGCACGGGCTGGCAGGGGAGATAGCGTCTGCGGAGATCGGTGATGCGGGGATGCTCGCCGGAGACCTTCTCCCGGCGCTGCCGCGTGCCATCCGAGACCTCAAGGCCAACCGCCCCTTCGTGCGGCCCTGA
- the acpS gene encoding holo-[acyl-carrier-protein] synthase: MLVNGVDIIEIERVGRVTAEYGDRFLKRIYTDAEIAYCRGRAPQLASRFAAKEAVMKLLGTGTRGIRWKDIEVVRECGKAPTIKLHGTALARAERIGLSDISVSLSHSKDTAIATVVGNSLHGNLVPFRPTRAGADAPPPPAI; encoded by the coding sequence ATGCTAGTCAATGGAGTGGATATCATCGAGATAGAGCGAGTTGGCAGAGTTACTGCCGAGTACGGCGACCGCTTCCTGAAGCGCATCTACACGGATGCCGAGATTGCCTATTGCCGAGGACGTGCGCCGCAGCTTGCCAGTCGGTTTGCCGCCAAGGAAGCCGTCATGAAGCTCCTGGGCACAGGCACCCGGGGAATCAGGTGGAAGGACATCGAGGTTGTCCGGGAGTGCGGCAAGGCCCCCACGATCAAGCTGCACGGGACCGCTCTCGCCCGCGCCGAGCGCATCGGCCTCAGCGATATCTCCGTCTCCCTCTCCCACTCTAAAGACACTGCCATCGCCACCGTCGTCGGTAACAGCCTTCACGGCAACCTCGTACCTTTCAGGCCCACCCGCGCCGGCGCGGATGCGCCTCCCCCTCCGGCCATATAG
- a CDS encoding FHA domain-containing protein, which translates to MPPEGSEVPMLLPAMLLVKGGPSNGAIIPLPPGQSIMGRAPQCAVMWDDASVSRQHASIRTDSHGYTITDLGSMNGTFVNGKSIEKESRRLRHMDRIQLGGAGSVVTWVFMESQATVSLPSIQGA; encoded by the coding sequence ATGCCACCCGAGGGGAGCGAGGTACCAATGCTTCTCCCCGCGATGCTCCTTGTGAAGGGCGGACCCAGTAACGGCGCAATCATTCCATTGCCGCCGGGCCAGTCCATTATGGGTCGCGCGCCCCAATGCGCAGTGATGTGGGACGATGCATCCGTATCCAGGCAGCATGCCTCCATCAGGACCGATTCCCACGGCTACACAATTACCGATCTCGGCAGCATGAACGGCACATTCGTAAACGGCAAGTCCATTGAAAAGGAGTCTCGCCGGCTCCGTCACATGGACCGCATCCAGCTGGGCGGCGCCGGCTCCGTCGTAACGTGGGTGTTCATGGAATCGCAGGCGACCGTCTCGCTTCCCAGTATCCAGGGGGCATAG
- a CDS encoding secretion system protein E: MILVGEIRDAETAKTAVDAALTGHLVLASIHSNDASSSFVRLLDMGIEPYMAATAVAGTLAQRLVRKVCGYCKEPAAVTEAEAFAYEAEMQEPATQLVAGKGCNFCGYPGFSGRTGVFEVLAVSQTTRRLVAAGSSGQAIREQALRDGMVPLRRAGMLKCKDGVTAASEVLRRVYFVD, from the coding sequence ATTATCCTCGTGGGCGAGATCCGGGACGCGGAGACTGCGAAGACGGCCGTTGACGCGGCGCTCACGGGCCACCTGGTCCTCGCATCCATCCACAGCAACGACGCGTCGTCGTCCTTCGTGCGCCTGCTGGACATGGGCATTGAGCCGTACATGGCCGCCACCGCAGTAGCGGGGACGCTGGCGCAGCGCCTGGTCAGGAAGGTGTGCGGCTACTGCAAAGAGCCTGCCGCCGTTACCGAGGCAGAGGCATTTGCATACGAGGCGGAAATGCAGGAGCCTGCCACGCAGCTAGTAGCAGGCAAGGGATGCAACTTTTGCGGCTACCCCGGGTTTTCCGGACGCACAGGGGTTTTTGAGGTGCTCGCGGTGAGCCAGACGACCCGCAGGCTGGTAGCGGCGGGCTCCAGCGGCCAGGCCATCAGGGAACAGGCCCTGAGAGACGGGATGGTCCCCTTGCGCCGCGCGGGAATGCTCAAGTGCAAGGACGGTGTCACAGCCGCCAGCGAAGTGTTAAGGCGCGTCTATTTCGTGGACTAG
- a CDS encoding class I SAM-dependent methyltransferase: MPLSHSAIHDYLESRTPIADLPVDWEQTGYTSDEFNRWAASLEFPGWDGDIATEEEVQVITAILNAEPGDYLLDVACGYGRHALPLAEGYGLLVTGTDISDGLITNARRRAVRRGIDIEYEVGDARDIPWVDQFQHAMVAFNSFSLFSPQDAPLVLGRIRRALRRNGRLFMDLDNKSYSVNQVTHRKNWSLSPQGLTLQEIYLHEKRSVEVLRDLHFPAREDRVREFLAFKQLYSIEELTSLLLKCGFKAEQVYGGWDLTPLSRLRPKILLVATRQD; this comes from the coding sequence ATGCCGCTCAGTCATAGCGCAATCCACGACTACCTGGAGAGCCGGACGCCGATAGCAGACTTGCCGGTGGACTGGGAGCAGACGGGCTACACATCTGATGAGTTCAACCGATGGGCAGCCTCCCTTGAGTTCCCCGGATGGGATGGCGACATCGCCACCGAAGAAGAGGTCCAGGTCATCACGGCAATCCTCAATGCGGAGCCGGGAGACTACCTGCTGGATGTGGCTTGCGGGTACGGCCGTCACGCCCTTCCGCTTGCGGAAGGGTACGGCCTGCTTGTTACGGGCACGGACATTTCCGACGGCCTGATTACGAACGCCCGGCGCAGGGCCGTCCGCCGGGGCATCGACATCGAATATGAAGTCGGAGATGCCCGGGACATCCCCTGGGTAGACCAGTTCCAGCACGCAATGGTTGCGTTCAACTCGTTTTCTCTCTTTTCGCCGCAAGACGCCCCCCTTGTGCTCGGGCGAATTCGCAGGGCGCTCCGCCGCAACGGGCGGCTGTTCATGGACCTGGACAACAAGTCTTACAGCGTCAACCAGGTGACACACAGGAAGAACTGGTCCCTCTCGCCCCAGGGCCTGACACTCCAGGAGATCTACCTTCACGAGAAAAGGTCCGTCGAGGTCCTGCGCGACCTTCACTTCCCGGCGAGGGAAGACAGAGTGCGTGAGTTCCTGGCGTTCAAGCAGCTCTACTCCATAGAGGAGTTGACCTCACTTCTGCTAAAATGCGGCTTCAAGGCGGAGCAGGTGTACGGCGGTTGGGACCTCACTCCCCTCTCCAGACTGCGGCCGAAGATACTGCTGGTTGCAACCCGGCAGGACTGA